From one Gossypium hirsutum isolate 1008001.06 chromosome D08, Gossypium_hirsutum_v2.1, whole genome shotgun sequence genomic stretch:
- the LOC107900653 gene encoding uncharacterized protein produces MQRLCTKLRFLALQSTQTLPSLSASRRLLHHSSPPVHFISTKWSFEPFLNSSVASPPLAVNSFSSSPLLLSLVQVRHVSSRERAKRRKPMTPRTSKHKKIKMKSYSSYKSRFRTMNDGNIRRWREGKNHNAHLKSKKSRRRLRQPAIVPAAYAKVMKKLNFCT; encoded by the exons ATGCAGAGATTATGTACGAAGCTCCGCTTTTTGGCTCTCCAATCAACCCAAACTCTTCCCTCTCTTTCTGCTTCTCGTCGCCTTCTGCATCATTCGTCTCCTCCAGTCCACTTTATTTCAACCAAATGGAGCTTTGAACCCTTTCTCAATAGCAGTGTCGCATCACCTCCTCTCGCCGTCAactccttttcttcttccccacTGCTTCTCTCT TTGGTCCAAGTCCGGCATGTTTCGTCAAGAGAACGAGCAAAGAGGAGGAAGCCCATGACTCCACGTACTTCCAAACACAAGAAGATTAAGATGAAATCTTATTC GTCCTATAAGTCCCGATTTAGGACAATGAATGATGGGAATATTCGTCGCTGGAGGGAAGGCAAAAATCATAATGCACATTTGAAG TCCAAGAAATCAAGACGGAGACTGCGACAACCTGCTATAGTACCTGCCGCATATGCAAAGGTGATGAAGAAGCTCAATTTTTGTACTTAA